tcagatacttttgcggccttcgttgtgtaacatatttattgcaggtgactgtaccaattgcaataagtacttacctatgtacTCGCGTTTTGTAACGTGAATGAGGTATATTCAGAGTATCATTTCTATACcgaattaaatttaatatcaatATCAGCGTGTCCCGTTTGCTCTCATGTGTATTGGTTATGTGGAAAGTACTTTTGGGGTACTAAAATGCTGAATGTGCTGCTAGAGTAAGAATAGAGTGATCACAGTGGTAAAAGCTTTTGTGTTTCCTGTCTAGGTTACTGTAGTCTAGGGTACTCtgaaccatagagaaatatagtaagaatagagtgatcactccatacatttgaaTACCAAAAGggctattattttcgcagtcgacatctagcatcgagtagggAATTCGAATTATATTTATCAATACCGCTACTTGTTACTAGAattcttgtatttttttctctatgactGTATTAAACACTTAACATCTGTCAACTGTCAGGTAATGAATGTGTCTTATAGCCACCAGTGGGCGCCGCTGTCAGGCACGCAGGCAATACTAACGAGAGCAGGTGTTGTAGGAAATGGTCGCAAATCGAGCAGAGACGCACCTCCGTCACATTTCCGTGGCACTAGGTGCCATTACAATCGCTCAGCGAGTGTAAACTGATCGTGAGGCAAACCAGCACATGTCATGGTCTACCATTACGTATACTTTTTACGGGTGTTGGTTGAGGCAGAGGTCACCAATTTAATGGCTTTTTACAGTGCACAGCTTGCTCAAACTAGCTTAGCGATAGGAATATATGGCCAGGAAACTATCTCAAGTATCTCGCAAACTGGATATGTAGCGATCGGACAAAGACCTAGCGGTCATTCCCTCGATCTGGACCTAGGAAAGTTGCACACGAACGCTTATATAAATGCCTGAACTTGATACAGTAATGCACTTTTCCATGTGACTTCGCCCAGAGCGCTTTTCCTTTCACActagaaaataatgtaattttataatttgtaaAGCGCAAACGTCCGTCATGTCGAAGAGGATCCTAGTAAGTTTTAAATCTATTAAAtgtttaaaactaaattaacgGGCGATTTGTACTTTTACAATCGTTTGTTACGCAAAGCAAATAAGCCATTTAACGAGGTAGCTGATTGATGGTGTTCTGCGCCTTTCTTGAATAGGCGATGATGGATCATTAAACTAATTGGTGTTTTCAGATGTTCGTGGCTTTCGCCGCGCTGGTGTGTGCGAACGAAGTGGAGGATTCGGAGCAGAAGAAACGAGGCGCTGGTAAAGGGACCAGTTTAAACTCCATCCCTACTGGAGCTCAAAAGCCGGACTACACGTATCAGGTTTATTCTCAGACACCGAGTTCACAGGGAAGTTCTTACCAGACTCAAGTCCCGAATTCCTTCTATCCGAGTCAAGCGTCAAGCCAATACTActcggttccgaaccaacaggAGGTATCTCCGGGGTATTCTCCTCAACCACAAATAAACCTTATTCCCCCGCCGGCTACTTCGCAATTTCTTCCCATCAATTTCGTTCCTAATCCAGGTTACCAatctaaatatcaaataatcCCATCTAAAACAGCGAACGGGAACATACAGCTGCTTATACAACCGTCCACTAATTACCAGTCGAGTCCTTTTCTGCAGTATCCTCAGTCACTGTTTTCACCTAATCCCGCGAAccatcagtacagtcagcagcaactTCAGCTGCCATCACAGCAACAATTCAATGTGGCCTCTCCGTACCAGCAATTGCCTTTAGGTCAGCCTTACTTGGGCCAGCCATCTACTATGTTTCTTTTAGCGCCGCCGAATCCTTATAATAACCTGTTGTATCCTGGTCCGAATCCTTCGCAAAGTTTCTACAACTACTATCCATCGAACGCCCAGCAGAAGTATAATTTATCTTATGGATCGTCGTCACAGCCGTCGATTGAGTATGAGAAAGTCCAGGGGCCTGTATCGTCGAGCTTGCCCAAGGAAGATAATGATATCGGGTCTCACGGGGGCGACTTCGTGCCTTCGGACTCCAGCAGCAGCTACAAGACAGCGTACGCGACCAGCCGCAGCGGCTCGTACTCCAAGCTAAAATGACTGTGTAAACGAATTTAAACTAGTTACCGCTTTTCGTGGCTTTAATTTAGTCGTATGTAACAGGTGTTCAGTTGCCATTTATATTAtgttataatgttatttattaatatatggCAGATGTTGGTAATGTTATTcaatgtacaaaataaaatatgtaactatgtgtttttatttgcttattttagacccgtatttaacattaaaatattaacaTTGTTGCGGTTATATAATCCTGTATTAAAagaatctaaataaataataaattactcTTTAGTTTTAGAAACACAAAATCCGATTCGATTCGAAACGATTGAAAACGAACCGCATCAGTTAAATAGTTACACCTGAAAATCTGAAAGATCATGTACGTTTCAGGGCGAGAGACATACTAGTAGTAAGTAGTAGTTATATGTAGTTACCTACGTTACATTACATTCACTGGTAAAATATTACCCTGTTCTTGGGATATTACCCTATCATTTGGGTAAATTGTCATTTGATTCCATAATATTGCTGACTGCGGGGGATGGGTGAGTCACATTATGTAATCGAgacaattatgtaggtacccatTTATGTGGGTTGAGGTTTGAACTTTTATAGATGTAGGTACGTACTTGCATAGCGGACCCTGGGTTCTGAATCGATATCAAAATATGCGAGAGAGAGCAGTTTATACATGTTTTTAATTCagtttttatgaaaatatatataccgttacgtacttacttattcgaaagtacagtcaccacacgggattgttatgccatttagggttcttgctaaattggaaattctatagcgtaagtattgaacaaccaatttagctagcaccctaaatggcgcaacaatctcggagcgtgatggtacataaCTACCTACGTTATCTAAATAATAAATCCATgttatgtacctaatattatgtCCCACGTAGATATAATGCAAATCGGTAACGCACATACAATACACACATCCTACTTTCATACAGGGCGACCTGTAAGCCATGTCCAGgacttatatttatatgtatcatACATTACTACAATTGAtcgttattttaattaaaaaaaaaaattaaatctatttatttcccaaaaaagtacttaaatctaCATACATATGTGTGCAAAATCTCTAGTATGAGATTATGTGCGCGGTCACTAAACTCGCGTTTTGTTGTTACCTAACTATAATTCAGAATATAAACAAATatctacttattttaatttagctaatggttttttttagtttgtttGCCAGTATATTTGCCAGATCATTGTCATTTGTGAAATATTCTTTTAGAATATTATTGACTTGCGATGGTTTTATATTTTCTAATATATGTACTAATTCCttaggtaatttatttaatgtatctGGGAGAATATACCAACAAGTTCTTTTGccatatacatacattatttGCTTTTGGCACCTTTGTAAATTGGTAAATTCTGGAGTTGACGCAATTTATGAGATCTCTCTAATTTTTGCAGGTGAGTTATTTGATGAGATTGTTCTTTAATGATTGCTGCATCAACTTTATCAAATACATTCATTACTTTGCAGTATTTAAACAATAGGGCATGCTctagtaggtacgagtatttaGTTAAATCCTACATGAATAAGACAAGTATTTTGGttagtaataaaattaattattgggtaaataattacttaaaatGGTAATTCTATATATTTTGACTCATATGTACAAAGCCAGGCTTCCATGAACCGCAGCAACAATCCGGGACAACGCTAGGATTATGATGACTGTAGATATAagataaaatacaaataatacaataaaattgtacAGGCAAGAGTGAACAAATACTTAGTATAGAATAGAAAATacttattcgtaagcacaaacagaAAAGAAAGTTATACAAAAAATAGAGAAAACCATAGGAAGGAATGCCACGAAATGGTTGCGTGATGTTGGCGAcatccagcgctgatcttccgatgtgACCATCCGGTGAAAGAATCACGACAGGTGACAAAAACACATGTGTTATTTAATTGGTCCTTTTTTGTTCACTGTAATATGGCAATCACAGACTTTTATGCCAACTTTATTAGGTTTCCCTTTTAATTCCCATTTCTGCCTTGTCACTTTACGTTGCGGAGGgcgtaccgcgaaccacattcgacgtgttgcctccctgtcacgaTCACGTacgtatttacaagtgcgacagagaggcaacacgtcgaacgtggttcgcggtaggccctctgatcttACCCTGGTATGTCTCGACGCACTACGTAATTAGACAAGTTTGGTTTCAGTGCAAGTGATTCTACGGGTTTCCCTTCCACGAGCCCTGCGCACGCGCTGCTCTATCGATCGTAAATCGAACTTTCACTTTAATCTTTACGCGCAATAAGTAAAGCTAAAGACTTTATCCTATTTCCACTTTCTCAAAGTGTGCTATTCAGATCCTTGACATTTAGATGCTCCGGTTAAaataaaatgcaataaaaatcCACCGCCATACATTTTTTAGAACTATTTAAGAACCACTGCATAAGTGCACACTGTCCTATTTCAAACTGCTAAAGCTCTTTTTTTGCCACGTAACCTGAATCGATCAATGATATCAGTATTGATCTCACTTTTCAGTCATTCCCTCATGAGTACTTATCACAGATTTTAGCAGTAACCAGTAACATATATAGGTACCATAGTCATCACCGGATATTAGAGGTGTAATTTGGATGGCCataaaaaattaagtaggtagtaagttttatatttcaaaaCATATCAACGTAAAGAAGTCACATTGGCACGCTTTAATTACGAAATTCCAATAACTTATCAGCACTTAAATTAACAGCCGTGTTTAAACGTAAATACAAACGTGACATAACAAGTAGggctattaattataattagtaCTTGTTTCGCTTTTCAAGTAAATTGGCACGTCTATTTGCCTCACATCACGTCAAATTAACGTGAGAATAAAAACTTGTGTGTATGATGTAACTCTTATCATTATCACTTGTGGGTGCTGGGTGCTATCAGCACAGTGCACAGAGTAATTACAGAAGGAACTGTTACATTAACACATTTTTTGAGATTACAGAGACGAGAAGTGAGATACCACGGTTATGAAAACTGTGCATTGGCTTTGCTAATATGACTACTATAGGCGCTCCTGTGAGGGCAGATGATGGGAGTCTGGGAGTAGCATAGTGACCATGGAAGGAAATCGGTGCAAAATATTTACCTACGTCAATTATACCTGGGGCTGTAAGGATTGTAACAAATGTGAAATTATTGCTAGTTTGTACGGCACAAATACCGACATGGTTTTATTTGATagtactaatactaatttaccttactactacctactatttatttgtttactagTACTAATTtaccttatttttttttgtaaattcatttatacattataCTCACAAAATAGATACCAACTATTATGGTTCCTTCCAGACTCTTTATTTTAACTTGGGGTCCGATTCGGAttgtgaaatagacatctattagatatcttttagacatcaccaagatacgataacgatatgtttaagatctaacgggggataattttattctaaaatgAATGGACAAAATAttgaattacataaattactaaaagacataaatagggatataaaactaaaactaactacaattataTAAATGCAAATTTAAATGGGTGAGCAATAAAACTCAGGTAGAAAGAATTAAACCTGGCTAGTTTTTCGTTCTAGCCTCTTTCTAAATTAATACCTAATTTAAATCATTCgatttataaatgtaaattatGCTAGTTAAATAATGATATAGAATCGGATAGGATACTGTTTAATGTGTGTGTATTGTGTAGTGTGTAACAGTGAAAGGAGTCTGCCCAACTAATTGCCGCGTTATTCGTATCATTCCGATTGCAAGTGGGATGAGCAATCGAACCACCTGCCATACCGTAGGTAGGTAACTATAGGATGTTGCTCATTTCTAATTATACACGGGTCGGCTTTTgcgtacgagtaggtatacctacgtacatataggtacgagtacatGCATGGCTCGTATCGTAATGTTGACTTGTAGATTgtgatttcattgtttttatttacaggaACTGTTAAGACCAATTAAatacacttgtaaattcgtagatAGTTTGAATATCTAAGTTTGGCCGTGAGAGAAATGTTTCTACAGTGTGGGCGAGTTCCTTAATAGATAAGTTAATAGCTACGATATATTTGCATGGAATTAGGGTagtttattaaatttgtatgcTAGTTTGTAGGCACAATGTGGAGATCCTATGTACTAACATATTGTAAATAGTTTTAAGACCTCATTGTAAACCCACTATGTATTgacaaataaatgattaatcAAGCAATATCatcttaaatacttaaatacatataatatcaaGTATCAACACACTTCcgtattttaagttttatattccatgtagtttagttttattattgtttagtttgtattttttgtccCAATAAAGTATCAACACTCGTATAggtgtaggtaagtaagtatataatagCACACACCTAATAATTCGTCGTAAATGAGACATCTGTGCCCTGtatatcaaaagcttgtaacttgtcaTACAAATgaaagtccctttttgacagcttttgttagaaaggcacttccacttgtattacaagttacaagcttttgatgaACAGGGCACTGGACGTTTAGTTAGatcaggcggcctagccaaggtgacaatcgcttggctacttagaattacaaaataattgTTCAAATCATACTGTAGATATCAGCAAAATAAATACCAAACTTGTTTGATGTACTACAAGTTTCCATGGACCGGTCTGTTCATCTACTTTTTATACAATCTCAATCCAAATTCATTGCCGATGATCTTAAGTAAATTTGACCTTTATCTCGAAGGTTTAAGACTTAAAGTGTAGCGGCAAGTTCAAGTATCGTAAGAAGTAATAGTATaggctattaataaataaatattacttaacGAGAGTCCTACATTTGACGAGATCGTGGATGTGCTGTAATACTTGTTGGACCTTCCTTTTCCCGGAATGATCCTAGTTCTTACGGAACGTTTTTAAACATGGttatgtaaaaaattaaaatcaaaacaaGATTTTAATTAAAGATAAGTACGTTACACGCAGGTATAAATCTTATTTGATCATTCGTAAGATAGCTAGAAACCTACCAAAATTCAATGGAAACGTGTCGATCAACTTTTACAAGTTTGTGTAAGCTGTTTTCCTTAAATCAGATAACTGAGATTACGTACAGTCAATACATTGTCCatcgtataataatatactccgcctggtagtctcttcccgtcttttcgtggtcacgtgactgacacaagcctacgtcatcatgcgacagcgctatatgataatatgcgatagcgctatatatagcggccatgttattgtgacgtaggcttgtgtcactctgggaagagaagaccatgttttattagactatgacaTTGTCGGAATGATATTTTTCTCCAGGGACCAACCTAGACCTGCACATGTTTTTACAGGTAATTATCAGATCATTAAACTAAACATGACTGATTTAAAGGCACTCATAAGAAAACGTGtcattagtaatgatttttccCACAGCCACTTTTATTTTTACCAGCTAGGTACTTGCTTAGTGCTAAATACAGCAATAGGTATGATCGGTTTGAGCTCACTTGCATCTAGTCCCACCggcccagagggcctaccgcgaaccacgttcgacgtgttgcctcccggTCACACTTTCGtaagaatttacaagtgcgacagagagacaacacgtcgaacgtggttcgcggtaggccctcagttctTGCCGATCAAGTGCGTTATTCTGGATACTGACGTTTATGACCAAGAGGGAAGTCAATATCGCGTTTCCCAGTATATGTTATACAACCTGAGTTAAAGTATTTAATATCGGAAGTACGGTTAGGGATTTTGCTAAGAAAAGTTACGTAGCTACCGGACAGATGTTAATTTAATGGAAGACggatatttatgttttttttttgaacaTATCAAGGATGGAATGGCACCATAGAAGAGATACCAATAAGTAATTGAATGTTTagtaaaatcatcatcatcttcctcgcgttgtcccgccatttttgccacggctcataggagcctggggtctgcttggcaactaatcccaagaattgtcGTTGGCAGTAgtatttgtaaaatatatttaaaaaaagttattgaaaatTATAGTCGATGCGAACTGGCATACCGTAGTCCATTATATtcttttacaattttacataaTACCAATTACCATcgttttataggtaggtaccggaATCAATTCATGGCGTTACACACACCGATGCGTCCACAGTTCCGAAAGACGCTCGCTGACCGGAACCATTGAATAACAGTGTAATGACGTAAGTTATGTAATATGGGGCTTGATCGATGTGGGCCGATCTATCtccttttgtttactttttgctCGACCGATAAgtattctatagttcgttttatttagcattagaaataaggtaaacaatcttgatgtgtcttttaattgaaaaacacattaataaataagttacgttaaatatgtaacaattatgattcTAATACGAtcgtttatattcttctgctttcataagtaatagttactgatttttaaaaagcgtttttcaattaaaagacatgtcaagatcgcttaccttctttcaagttttttctaatgctaaaaaaaacgaactatatacggTGTTTTGTTTTAAACTCCGTTAACTTCAGGGTATGGTTAAGTAGATTTAAGGAAACTGAATGgcattattaattttttaatatatttttttttacttttttctttttttgtaaaaagtaatatatagaccgacaagaaattgtagaaattaaaaagtggcaaaatCGTAGTGTCGactctttcaaatcaatctaagaaaacgggacgccATACCGTCTATGACATATCAATGTGTCatagtttttaattgtttggtGACTTTAAATAATAATGTCCATGTTACAACAACACTATTAAGTAtagaccgacaagaaattgtagaaattaaaaagtggcaacatcgtagtggCGTTTCGAATATAGATCGTCTGAGATAAGTAGGAAATGCTAAACTCATACTAATATATAGAgcaagaaatattttatatctaCCCTTAACtataccatataaaattattcatCTTGTTGGTATACACATGGTTGATTATATTACCTTAGTGttatattattcaaaattatacCACATGTTGTTATATCGAATGAAAATAGATCATTTATTGTTATATATAGCGATCATTACACACCCTACATACATTTACTAGCATAGAAAAGTTCTAAACTCTTACACATACTTGACCCCGTCGCGAGTCATCAGTGTTCCTGTCAAAGTGTCAAAAACGGCTCCCTCTTTACACAACGCGCCCGAGTCGACCCTGTCTGCCAGAGATGCAAAGTGTTAGTACAACCATAGATTACTTCTCACAAAATCCGCATTGTAAAGCTTTCTTAAGACTCGCGGTCACGGCGGACACTacttttatagttcgttttttttaacattttagaaataaggtactgtggttactgtgggacttagtcaatctgtgtaagaatgtcctataatttttttttttttttaaggtaaacaatcttgatgtgtcttttaattgaaaaacacattttaaaaataatttacggcaaacatgtaacaattaaaaatctgctttcataagtaatagtttatgatttttaaaaagcgtttttcaattaaaagacacgtcaagatcacttaccttcttgcaagttctttctaatgctaaaaaaaaacgaactatagttactgAACTAAGTGTATGTTCtctcatataggtacctactatattaATATGGGTCTATCGTGCAACTAAGTCTTCTCCCTTAAAATGATATGCGGGCATTAATGacatattgatattgatattgattcCTACATTTTTATAAgactaataatttcaaatttaaataaagtaaaaagttGTAATGTGCCGATAAGgataaaataggtaggtacgaaAATTAGACTTTAAAGTCCACTTATATTATGATATCAACAGTAAAGTTGTATAACCTTAATTTaactcataatataatatgtacttactaaaaaagtttttgatccGCGCGTTATAATGTCTGCATGGATATCGTCAGATAAAGCGATCGAACCCTGCAGGATTTATATCACGTTTTGTAATTGTCACGTGTCCCACTTCCCTTTGCATACCCATGCCTTGGGACATGTCCCAGTTAAATACCTATTAGGTTTATAGTATCGAAACGTTTGTTTCGATGTGCAGTATTATACGAGTAACTCATAAGGGTGAGGGTGTACGCGATGTGTTTTACGAGTATGTGTAGTCCACCTAATAGGTGTGTGTGTAGTAAATATAGGTATGTGATCTGTGATGTTAACGCAAGCTTCACGCCCCCGCTGACAATGTGGATAACAATCTCGAACAAACACTTCCGAGTGTTTATTTGCTTCTAATTGGTTGAGCAATATAAATGCACTGAACTGTAATGTTGttaaattttttgtattttctcaCGGTTAAATATCGTGttccattccgattgaaaagattaaTATTTCAGCCTATGACACACGttactgctgggcacaggcctcctctcatgcgcgaaagggattgggctatagtccccgcgctagcccaatgcggatcggggacttcacatacacatttgaatttcttgcggatgtaggggagaccgaggtgatttttgacagaggagagttgtggcattgtcgattttttggaatctaattactGTTAGCGAGCGCCGCAACAGTGTgtgtttgttagctcgtaacttgaactaagaAACGCGCTCTATTGCGACCTTgattttagttaatagattccaaaaaatcaacgatgtcacaactctcatctgtcacaactcacctcggtctcccctatgcaggtttcctcgcgatgttttccttcaccgaaaagctaatggcgtccgacatgtcttttctatgacggctgatcggcgaTCATGctgctttccatagaaagcgCCGCCTTAAACTCCGGCCCgaccccggcccggtctagcgtgagtagggaatgcaaatcggttattttttgtatggaaataatcggttaaccgcggttatttccatacaaaaaataaccgatttgcattccttaagcgtgagtcatccttaagactACATGCTCAATTTTGTAGTTCAAGTGGTCTGAACTACTTATACGTCAATCATTCAATCAccaataaacataatatatgatGTAAATAAATTGATTGACCTCTGCCCTTTTCCTCACATATTTAATTGTATTGCTTGGCAAACAAACCAATTGGCCAGTCATTTAGTAGGACGAGTTATTAATTCCTGACATATCAATTAAAATATAGTAAACATTTTCTACATAAATCTCAagtttaaaagtaaaatttataaaaatatactctAAGTATAAGAAAATAGAATCGGATTTCAATTGGTTAAATTGAGTAAGTTCAGAGCATTCGAAAGTTAACCATTAGTATGACCCGCACCCAATTTGCTGTTAATAGCTTATGCTTTGACTACTTTTAAAACGATTAATCGATTACCGCTACTGCGTGATTACTTAATTAATGCTCTTTTTTCTCATGATGTTTATTCATGAAAATGTAAGTGTGTAATTCTTTGCTTTGAATACACAATTGAACGAATGGATCTAGATTTGGTTTGAGCAATTCCGATGAGGCGTGGTGAATACTATTAGCGTTAATTAATATAGCTTGGgccaggactgtctcatttcaaacatagacagagagagtcatactgtctttgtcttaaggtggccactgacgagccttccaaaagtccaaatagcgtggctgcaatccaaaatcggtccgtgaatgtcaaaaacgtacaatatgtttaatattaagatgccgtccatttggatgaatccattgtaacggcatccatttggaaggctcgtcagtggcctgctttacgctagtactatttatttattttaatatttattgcacaatacatgaaggtacaaatggcggacttaataccttaaggcattctctaccagtcaaccaatgggtCAAACTAAAAAGATTAAGTAGGTGCAGTGTCTAGTAAGTACTAGCCCCCAAAAGAAGGATATTTTCCTGGTCCTTTTAGA
This window of the Cydia fagiglandana chromosome 15, ilCydFagi1.1, whole genome shotgun sequence genome carries:
- the LOC134671352 gene encoding uncharacterized protein LOC134671352 translates to MSKRILMFVAFAALVCANEVEDSEQKKRGAGKGTSLNSIPTGAQKPDYTYQVYSQTPSSQGSSYQTQVPNSFYPSQASSQYYSVPNQQEVSPGYSPQPQINLIPPPATSQFLPINFVPNPGYQSKYQIIPSKTANGNIQLLIQPSTNYQSSPFLQYPQSLFSPNPANHQYSQQQLQLPSQQQFNVASPYQQLPLGQPYLGQPSTMFLLAPPNPYNNLLYPGPNPSQSFYNYYPSNAQQKYNLSYGSSSQPSIEYEKVQGPVSSSLPKEDNDIGSHGGDFVPSDSSSSYKTAYATSRSGSYSKLK